In the genome of Osmerus mordax isolate fOsmMor3 chromosome 15, fOsmMor3.pri, whole genome shotgun sequence, one region contains:
- the topbp1 gene encoding DNA topoisomerase 2-binding protein 1 isoform X3, with the protein MSKGDKEQYVVKFVETNGKKTGFAAKAYEAIMELQSEKYLKTIDEKTALQMDHNDKSLFVFSSFFTPAFLHCKKLGCRVVSPLVVLYCLQQHRCVPKAEQPIYNMAMADVTISCTSLDKDARTDVMNLLQLMGGHFYRDLNVSVTHLVAGEVGSKKYLVAASLGKPILLPCWVRDCWEKSQDSLFRYTELPDEEYRCPVLQGCTVCVTGLSTVERKEVQRLCQEHGGSYTGQLKMNECTHLIVSEPSGPKYECARKWNVFCVSLHWLFDSIEKGFCQDESRYNVERSATAKSSKPQTSTPTGASRKRDEGPSLLGLSHISVNSSLTVNDTALTNATVSRLDLPDPLDTLDLSTCPSDDLLDGCKIFLCGQPGKRLEKLRRLVSAAGGLRFNQPCDGLTHIVMGDLDAEATAFLDKATHRPHVVTVQWLLDSFSRGSLLPEESYFHPSCLPPATPTLAMPAPRTPAPRPSSSSAAPLAPSPPTPRHQRAEEDMLSQYLDDDPTVVEMPPPAAPEPEPWGPGRTSVAGAGADSTMQEASEAGLFAGKRFLLVGFEPDAETELSSLLVDNAGKVLVGRTRAVADYAVVPLLGCEVEATVEEVVTDTWLAMCVEQQCVLDLSSHPLFTPVPVLEGHSPLRDCVLSVSQFTGAERESLIELARHLGASVQDYFVRMANPRKGMLASTHLVLQTPEGSKYQAAQKWGLPAVTLRWVLESARTGRRAEEGRFLVDLPPSPEREEESFVGGSQKTPMPPPQASPEIALLGPQSGKAITPLDLGRFQSKVFQSALDQLNPKMEASTPGQDGGVGSKRAPPQIETPLKLDTPSRFLSRDQLFRPSFNIKDALATLETPGGRSQAGERAETPLTDIVNRNRQVALVNSTRGHASSDLQALTASPQLNMGPEAEAPEKDSPAAPLAGVVVCVGKKLSKKQGELNAIAASLGADFRWSCDDTVTHYIYQGRVGDNTREYRGVKERGLHVVSQHWLLACAEQQKHVSESLYPFTYNPKMSLTLSQAPDCTQRSPPGAPLSLGRFLTEASDCRAGADPEHRDEGQPSTSHRLSDGEPDGHQVQENTEKTDLSETLEMRETLHRQLQAIMSATKLTTGRRSSARLTRLGSGGGDSRPHTPDRAGRSGSLRTLEALRMSREAIMDLNTEPSQSEQIVWDDPTAREERARLADNMQWPGSPSQHSEPLALPPAPPVASTDNHPQLRDSMTDSELVEMVACDVIEQQMGLGVKTLPVEEQILTPKAPSLAFPLANPPVPPEPQQTEEEEEERSGEKEPPRFQLSCLNPQERIDYCHLIEELGGVVLDKQCFDPSCSHIIVGSPLRNEKYLAAMAAGKWILHRSYLEACRSVGHFIQEEAYEWGSSSILEALPSVTSQQRRLALAGLRWRRSLQHRTGTEGAFSGWTVMLNIDQNREAGFRRLLQSGGAKVLPSASPALYSSTTHLFADFSMLKPGDFMVDLSEAASMGVQCLKAEYIADYLMQEPSPPVELYFLPGASAQAPDPERGATPGRKRKASGDSSRLKKSRLK; encoded by the exons ATGTCGAAAGGAGACAAAGAGCAATACGTGGTGAAGTTTGTTGAAACAAATGGCAAAAAGACGGGCTTTGCTGCTAAGGCCTATGAG GCTATCATGGAGTTGCAGTCGGAGAAATATCTGAAAACCATAGATGAGAAGACTGCCCTGCAGATGGACCACAACGACAAGTCTCTGTTTGTCTTTAGCAGTTTTTTCACGCCGGCCTTCCTCCACTGCAAGAAG CTGGGCTGTAGAGTGGTGAGTCCTCTGGTGGTGCTGTACTGTCTGCAGCAGCATAGATGTGTCCCCAAAGCAGAGCAGCCCATCTACAACATGGCCATGGCTGACGTCACCATCTCCTGCACCAGTCTGGACAAGGATGCCAGG ACGGACGTGATGAACCTGCTTCAGCTGATGGGAGGGCACTTCTACCGGGACCTCAATGTGTCTGTGACCCACCTGGTCGCCGGAGAGGTTGGCAGCAAGAAGTACCTGGTGGCGGCCAGCCTGGGCAAGCCCATCCTGCTGCCCTGCTGGGTCAGAGACTGCTGGGAAAAGTCCCAGGACAG cctgttCCGGTACACAGAGCTGCCGGATGAGGAGTACCGCTGCCCAGTGCTGCAGggctgcactgtgtgtgtgaccggccTCTCCACCGTGGAGCGCAAGGAGGTGCAGCGCCTCTGCCAGGAGCACGGAGGCAGCTACACCGGCCAGCTCAAGATGAACGAGTGCACACACCTCATCGTCAGCGAGCCCTCCG GCCCAAAGTATGAGTGTGCCCGGAAGTGGAACGTGTTCTGCGTGTCTCTCCACTGGCTGTTTGACAGCATAGAGAAGGGCTTCTGTCAGGATGAGAGCAGGTACAATGTGGAGCGCTCAGCCACAGCCAAGTCCAGCAagccccagacctccacccccaccggtgccagcaggaagaggGACG AGGGTCCATCTCTTCTGGGGCTGAGCCACATCTCTGTGAACAGCAGCCTGACGGTCAACGACACGGCCCTCACCAACGCGACGGTGAGCCGCCTGGACCTGCCAGACCCCCTGGACACCCTGGACCTCAGCACCTGCCCCTCAGACGATCTGCTGGACGGCTGCAAG ATCTTCCTGTGTGGCCAGCCAGGGAAGAGGCTCGAGAAGCTGAGACGGCTGGTCAGTGCTGCCGGAGGCCTGCGTTTCAACCAGCCCTGCGACGGCCTCACACACATCGTCATGGGAGACCTGGACGCAGAGGCCACAGCCTTCCTTGACAAGGCCAcgcacag GCCTCATGTGGTGACGGTACAGTGGCTACTAGACAGCTTCTCCAGAGGCAGCCTGCTGCCTGAGGAGTCCTACTTCCACCCCTCCTGTCTGCCACCTGCCACGCCCACGCTGGCCATGCCTGCCCCCCgcacccctgccccccgccccagCTCCTCTTCAgctgcccccctggcccccagcccccccacccccaggcaccagagggcagaggaggacatGCTCTCTCAGTACCTGGATGATGACCCGACAGTGG TGGAGATGCCCCCCCCAGCAGCTCCAGAACCAGAGCCGTGGGGGCCCGGCCGGACCTCCGTGGCTGGCGCTGGGGCAGACTCTACCATGCAGGAGGCCAGTGAGGCCGGCCTGTTTGCTGGAAAGAGGTTCCTTCTGGTGGGCTTTGAGCCGGACGCAGAAACTGAGCTGTCCTCCCTGTTGGTGGACAACGCAGGGAAG GTTCTGGTGGGCCGCACGCGGGCAGTGGCAGATTATGCTGTGGTCCCCCTGCTGGGCTGTGAGGTGGAGGCTACGGTGGAAGAGGTTGTCACGGATACCTGGCTG GCTATGTGTGTGGAGCAGCAGTGTGTGCTGGACCTGTCCTCCCACCCTCTGTTCACCCCTGTCCCAGTCCTGGAGGGGCACTCTCCTCTCAGAGACTGTGTCCTCTCTGTCAGTCAGTTCactggagcagagagggagtccCTGATCGAGCTGGCCAGGCACCTTGgagccag TGTGCAGGACTACTTTGTGCGCATGGCCAACCCAAGGAAGGGCATGCTGGCCAGCACCCACCTGGTTCTCCAGACCCCCGAGGGCTCCAAGTACCAGGCGGCCCAGAAGTGGGGCCTGCCCGCCGTCACCCTGCGCTGGGTCCTGGAGTCAGCCCGGACAGGCCGGCGGGCCGAGGAGGGCCGCTTCCTGGTGGACCTGCCCCCTTCACCAG agagagaggaggagagtttcGTGGGGGGCTCCCAGAAGACCCCCATGCCCCCTCCTCAGGCCTCCCCTGAGATCGCCCTGCTGGGTCCGCAGAGCGGGAAAGCCATCACCCCTCTGGACTTGGGCCGCTTCCAGAGCAAG gtgttCCAGTCAGCGTTGGACCAGCTGAACCCCAAGATGGAGGCCAGCACCCCCGGtcaggatgggggggtgggcagcAAGAGAGCCCCCCCTCAGATAGAGACCCCCCTCAAGCTGGACACGCCCTCTCGCTTTCTCAGCAGAGACCAGCTCTTCAGACCCTCCTTCAACATCAAG GATGCGTTGGCGACGTTGGAGACCCCGGGGGGGCGGTcccaggctggggagagggcggAGACGCCCCTGACAGACATAGTCAACAGGAACCGTCAGGTGGCGCTGGTGAACAGCACCCGTGGCCACGCCTCCTCAGACCTGCAGGCGCTCACAGCCAGCCCTCAGCTCAACATGGGGCCTGAGGCTGAG gccccAGAGAAGGACTCCCCTGCTGCTCCCCTggctggggtggtggtgtgtgtggggaagaaACTGAGCAAGAAGCAGGGAGAGCTCAACGCCATCGCTGCCTCTCTGGGAGCAGACTTCAG gtggtCCTGTGACGACACTGTGACACACTACATCTACCAGGGTCGAGTAGGAGATAACACACGAGAGTAccggggggtgaaggagagagggctgcaTGTGGTCTCCCAGCACTGGCTCCTGGCT tgtgCTGAGCAGCAGAAGCATGTGTCTGAGTCCCTCTATCCCTTCACCTACAACCCCAAGATGAGCCTGACGCTCAGCCAGGCCCCAGACTGCACCCAGAGATCCCCCCCGggggcccccctctccctgggcaGGTTCCTCACAGAGGCCTCAGACTGCAGG GCTGGTGCTGATCCTGAACACCGTGATGAAGGacagccctccacctcccaccgCCTCAGTGATGGAGAGCCTGATGGACATCAGGTGCAGGAGAACACTGAGAAGAcag acctgtCTGAGACTCTGGAGATGAGGGAGACCCTgcacaggcagctgcaggccatCATGTCAGCCACCAAGCTGACCACCGGGCGGCGCTCCTCCGCCAGGCTGACCAGGCTGGGCTCCGGGGGGGGCGACTCCCGCCCCCACACTCCGGACCGGGCGGGGCGCAGTGGGAGCCTGCGCACCCTGGAGGCCCTCAG GATGAGCAGGGAGGCCATCATGGACCTGAACACGGAGCCCTCCCAGAGCGAGCAGATCGTCTGGGATGACCCCACGGCCCGCGAGGAGAGAGCCAGGCTGGCTGACAACATGCAGTGGCCCGGTAGCCCCTCTCAGCACTCAGagcccctggccctgcccccgGCGCCGCCCGTCGCCTCCACAGACAACCACCCCCAGCTCAGAGACTCCATGACGGACTCAGAGCTGGTGGAAATGG TGGCCTGTGATGTCATAGAGCAGCAGATGGGTCTGGGGGTCAAGACTCTCCCAGTGGAGGAGCAGATCCTCACTCCTAAAGCCCCCAGTCTGGCCTTCCCCCTCGCTAACCCCCCCGTGCCACCTGAACCACAG cagacagaggaggaggaggaggagaggtcaggggAGAAGGAGCCCCCCAGGTTCCAGCTGTCCTGCCTCAACCCCCAGGAACGCATCGACTACTGTCACCTCATAGAGGAGCTGG gtgGGGTGGTCCTAGACAAGCAGTGTTTTGACCCCAGCTGTTCTCACATCATCGTGGGGAGCCCCCTGAGGAATGAGAAGTATCTGGCAGCCATGGCCGCAGGAAAGTGGATTCTACATCGCTCCTACCTGGAGGCCTGCCGCTCCGTAGGCCACttcatccag gaggaGGCGTATGAGTGGGGCAGCAGTTCCATACTGGAGGCTCTTCCCTCCGTCACCTCCCAGCAGAGGAGGTTGGCGCTGGCTGGCCTgcgctggaggaggagcctgcaACACCGCACTGGCACAGAG GGGGCGTTCAGTGGCTGGACCGTCATGCTGAACATCGACCAGAACAGAGAAGCTGGATTCAGAAGACTGCTGCAGTCTGGAGGAGCCAAG GTGCTGCCCagtgcctccccagccctctacaGCAGCACCACACACCTGTTTGCAGACTTCAGCATGCTGAAACCAGGAGACTTCATGGTGGACTTGTCCGAGGCAGCCTCCATGGGAGTCCAGTGCCTAAAGGCAGAGTACATAGCAGACTACCTGATGCAG gagccctctcctcctgtagAGCTGTACTTCCTGCCTGGGGCCTCTGCCCAGGCCCCggacccagagagaggagccaCTCCCGGCCGCAAGCGCAAGGCATCAGGAGACTCCTCCAGGCTCAAGAAGAGCCGCCTCAAATGA